One genomic segment of Rhizorhabdus phycosphaerae includes these proteins:
- a CDS encoding MarR family winged helix-turn-helix transcriptional regulator has protein sequence MSDNQLSQWMRALVAYVRSGQPDLTNRQMALLLISYITPGPHTVRGLAQQLGVSKPVITRALNTLGSLGYLRRERDDNDRRNIFVAKTEKGAAFLDAFGKSIDIEKMGG, from the coding sequence ATGTCCGATAACCAGCTCTCCCAATGGATGCGCGCTCTGGTCGCCTATGTCCGTTCGGGGCAGCCCGACCTGACCAATCGCCAGATGGCCCTTTTGCTCATCAGCTATATCACGCCGGGGCCCCACACCGTGCGCGGATTGGCGCAGCAGCTCGGCGTGTCGAAACCTGTGATAACGCGCGCCTTGAACACATTGGGGTCGCTCGGCTATCTGCGCCGGGAACGCGACGATAATGACCGTCGCAACATCTTTGTCGCCAAGACGGAAAAAGGGGCTGCCTTCCTCGATGCCTTCGGAAAATCCATCGACATCGAGAAGATGGGAGGCTGA
- a CDS encoding leucyl aminopeptidase family protein — MTDFAALLQADRGQTAHALVPVTVDGLDSWLLRQSPAARALCAAAQFRAKPGEIAILPGRQDDDWSVAYGVAKTPGPWDIAAVTAKLPAGTYRIDGDGPGAGALGWLLAQHRFDRYLSKPDPTPARILLTRDLKGMAETLALAEAVALVRDLVDSPAQDMGPSELADAAERVARRYGAEFRVTQGDALERDYPMIAAVGRAASRDRAPRLIECEWGNAAHPRVAIVGKGVCFDSGGLDLKPSSAMLLMKKDMGGAAHALALAQLVMEAKLPVRLHLLIPAVENAVAGNAFRPGDVLRSRKGLSVEIGNTDAEGRLVLGDALTRAGEDKPVLMVDFATLTGAARVALGPDLPALFCNDDPLAADLAAAAVAVADPHWRLPLWSDYADMLKSGVADINNAGEGGMAGAVTAALFLQRFVPDGLPWAHFDTFAWRPAPKPGRPKGGDALGLRCAFALLKARFSED; from the coding sequence ATGACCGATTTCGCCGCCCTTCTTCAGGCCGATCGCGGCCAGACCGCCCATGCATTGGTGCCGGTCACGGTCGATGGCCTCGACTCATGGCTGCTCCGCCAGTCGCCTGCCGCCCGCGCCCTGTGCGCCGCCGCGCAGTTCCGGGCCAAGCCGGGGGAAATTGCCATCCTCCCCGGTCGGCAGGACGACGACTGGTCGGTCGCCTATGGAGTCGCCAAGACGCCCGGGCCCTGGGACATCGCAGCAGTGACGGCCAAGCTCCCAGCCGGAACCTATCGCATCGACGGCGACGGGCCAGGCGCCGGCGCCCTGGGCTGGTTGCTGGCCCAGCATCGGTTCGACCGCTATCTGTCCAAACCCGATCCCACACCCGCCCGCATCCTGTTGACCCGCGACCTCAAGGGCATGGCAGAGACTCTCGCGCTGGCCGAAGCGGTGGCGCTGGTCCGCGATCTGGTCGATTCGCCCGCCCAGGACATGGGGCCTTCCGAACTGGCCGACGCGGCGGAACGCGTTGCCCGCCGCTACGGCGCAGAGTTCCGCGTGACGCAGGGGGACGCGCTTGAGCGCGACTATCCGATGATCGCGGCGGTCGGGCGCGCCGCAAGCCGTGATCGCGCGCCCCGCTTGATCGAGTGCGAATGGGGCAATGCCGCCCACCCCCGGGTGGCGATCGTCGGCAAGGGTGTCTGCTTCGACTCCGGCGGACTCGACCTGAAGCCCTCTTCGGCGATGCTGCTGATGAAGAAAGACATGGGCGGCGCCGCCCATGCCCTCGCCCTCGCCCAGCTGGTGATGGAGGCGAAGCTCCCGGTCCGACTCCATCTGCTGATCCCCGCCGTGGAAAATGCCGTTGCCGGCAACGCCTTCCGTCCGGGAGATGTCCTGCGCAGCCGCAAGGGTCTGTCGGTCGAGATCGGCAACACCGATGCCGAAGGGCGTCTCGTGCTCGGCGACGCGTTGACGCGGGCGGGCGAGGACAAGCCCGTGCTGATGGTCGATTTCGCGACTCTGACCGGCGCCGCACGCGTAGCCCTCGGTCCCGATCTGCCTGCCCTGTTCTGCAACGACGATCCGCTGGCGGCCGATCTTGCAGCGGCGGCGGTGGCGGTGGCGGACCCGCATTGGCGCCTGCCGCTGTGGTCGGACTATGCCGACATGCTCAAGTCGGGCGTGGCCGACATCAACAATGCCGGGGAAGGCGGGATGGCCGGCGCCGTCACGGCCGCGCTGTTCCTGCAGCGCTTCGTACCGGACGGCCTGCCCTGGGCGCATTTCGACACATTCGCCTGGCGACCCGCACCAAAACCGGGCCGTCCGAAGGGCGGCGACGCGCTGGGCCTTCGCTGCGCTTTTGCCCTTTTGAAAGCGCGATTTAGCGAAGACTGA